In Edaphobacter aggregans, the sequence TCGGTGGAGGCAGCCGTCAGTGCATTGGCGAATCCTTCGCCTGGATGGAAGGCGTCCTCTCGATCGCCACCATCGCCCAGCGCTGGCGCATGACCTACGCCTCCGACACTCCACCAATCCCGCAAGCCAAGATTACCCTCCGACCCCGCGGCCCACTCCTCATGAAGCTCACACCACGTTAAAAACGACGAACCCGCGAACCCAATTTTCATTTGACACTGCACCAACGCATTGCTACTGTTCCCATCCATCCGATAAAGCTGCGCAATCCAGCAGTTATCCTTCCCCATCGATTCGCACTTCGGGCCCCTTGAAAATTCGCCCCCAAAGGAGAGTCCCGCATGTCCATCCGACGTTTCGTCTGTGCAATCGCCTTCGTCCTCCTGGCCCTTCAGCCGATCCAATCGCATGCAACTACATCCGCCTACGATGCTATCTACGTTTTCGGCGACAGCTACTGCGACGTCGGCAACATCTTCGCCGTCACCACCGCCGTCGGTCAGCCAACGCCACCCTCACCCCCGTACTTCCACGGTCGATTCTCCAATGGCCCCATCTGGGTCGAACACATCGCCAGTTCCCTGGGTCTGCCCATGGTGGCCTCCCAGCTCGGTGGTACCGACTACGCCGTCGGCGGAGCCGAAGTAACCGCCCCTGTAGTCACAGCCGGAGGAACCATCCCAAGCGTCCCCCAGCAAGTCCTGCTCTATCTAAGCCAGCACGCCGGCAAGGCTGACCCCAAAGCCCTCTACATCCTCGAAGGAGGCGGCAACGACATTCTCAACGCCACCGGCGGATCGCCCCAATCACTCGGATCCCAGATCGCACTCGGCATCGCCAACAGCGAACTCATCCTTCGTCTAGCCGGAGCAAAAAACTTCCTTATCCCGAACCTTTTCGACGTAAGCCTTCTCCCCGCTGGCCGCGCCAACGCTGCCTTCGCCCAGCAAGCCTCTATCGCAACCAACAAAT encodes:
- a CDS encoding SGNH/GDSL hydrolase family protein; the protein is MSIRRFVCAIAFVLLALQPIQSHATTSAYDAIYVFGDSYCDVGNIFAVTTAVGQPTPPSPPYFHGRFSNGPIWVEHIASSLGLPMVASQLGGTDYAVGGAEVTAPVVTAGGTIPSVPQQVLLYLSQHAGKADPKALYILEGGGNDILNATGGSPQSLGSQIALGIANSELILRLAGAKNFLIPNLFDVSLLPAGRANAAFAQQASIATNKSLNQLLAIEQLLQGIKIRRTDVFSLLQSVASDATHYGFTDIVNPCINPITGTICDDPDHTFFWDVEHPTEFGHAFFAVITEAALSQ